A genome region from Blautia coccoides includes the following:
- a CDS encoding ABC transporter substrate-binding protein, whose amino-acid sequence MKKRAVAILLAAAVVSSMASGCGSEKERVNKDGESVITIWSPSDEPAIEEWWEEKIDAFNEEHRGEIHLKREAIVRADSYAYEDKVNAAITSKDLPDILFVDGPTVSVYAANDIIVPLDDMFPEEDWEDFLDSTKNQGTYDGKIYAIGATESSVALYYNRDMLDAAGIKAPDKLVDAWTWSEFADVAEKLTKDGVMGTNIIMDKGEGLPYVLEQFWISNGTDFVSEDGSKADGYINSEAGVEAATFLNGLIQNGYANLDPIQKEFHNERAATMLGGSWEVATLEKDYPDLNWGVTYFPVADNGQIPTSPTGDWAAAVTRDTQDKDAVKEVMNYLFSKDNVTTYAKAISKPPTRQSSYEVLTEYNEYPRSLFKEQLMETGHPRPRTPSYSVLSAGFSEAMVNIFTGVDPKEALDKVAEDTDKDYNKYYADED is encoded by the coding sequence ATGAAAAAACGGGCAGTTGCCATACTTCTTGCGGCAGCGGTGGTGTCTTCCATGGCATCCGGCTGCGGAAGTGAGAAAGAACGGGTGAACAAAGACGGAGAGTCTGTCATAACAATCTGGAGTCCAAGCGATGAACCGGCCATTGAGGAGTGGTGGGAAGAAAAAATTGATGCTTTTAATGAGGAACACAGAGGAGAGATTCATCTCAAAAGAGAAGCCATCGTGCGTGCGGATTCTTATGCTTACGAGGACAAGGTAAACGCAGCCATCACTTCCAAGGATCTGCCGGATATCCTTTTTGTGGACGGACCTACGGTTTCCGTATATGCGGCAAATGACATTATCGTGCCTCTGGATGATATGTTCCCGGAGGAGGACTGGGAGGACTTTTTGGATTCCACCAAGAACCAGGGGACTTACGACGGAAAAATTTATGCCATCGGCGCTACAGAAAGTTCGGTTGCCCTTTATTACAACCGGGATATGCTGGATGCGGCAGGGATAAAAGCACCTGATAAGCTGGTGGATGCCTGGACCTGGTCTGAATTTGCAGATGTGGCAGAGAAACTGACAAAAGACGGCGTGATGGGAACCAACATCATCATGGATAAAGGGGAAGGACTTCCCTATGTTCTGGAGCAGTTCTGGATCTCCAACGGTACGGATTTTGTGAGTGAAGACGGCAGCAAAGCAGACGGATATATCAACAGTGAAGCCGGGGTGGAGGCAGCCACATTCCTGAATGGACTGATCCAAAACGGATATGCCAATCTGGACCCCATCCAGAAGGAATTCCATAACGAAAGGGCAGCTACAATGCTGGGAGGCTCCTGGGAGGTGGCTACACTGGAAAAGGATTATCCGGATCTGAACTGGGGTGTTACCTATTTTCCTGTTGCGGACAACGGACAAATCCCCACTTCCCCCACAGGAGACTGGGCAGCAGCCGTCACCAGGGATACACAGGATAAGGATGCTGTGAAAGAGGTGATGAACTATCTCTTTTCAAAGGATAATGTGACCACTTACGCTAAGGCAATTTCAAAGCCGCCCACAAGACAGTCCAGTTATGAGGTGCTCACAGAGTATAATGAGTATCCACGCTCCCTGTTCAAGGAACAGCTTATGGAGACAGGACATCCGAGACCGCGGACACCCTCCTACAGTGTGCTCTCCGCAGGTTTTTCAGAGGCTATGGTGAACATCTTCACAGGTGTGGATCCAAAAGAGGCACTTGACAAAGTGGCAGAAGACACGGACAAGGATTACAACAAGTATTACGCGGATGAAGATTGA
- a CDS encoding LacI family DNA-binding transcriptional regulator, giving the protein MASIRDVAKQAGVGVGTVSRALNGTGYVSPDTKKKIEKAAEKLGYTPNELARNLYRNRTGIVGVMVPDLDHPFFSCLAKHIEMELYRQGYKTMICNTIGISDRERDYLDMLDRNIVDGIITAAHSLDEEEYLKQKKPIVSVDREFGPGIPLIGSDHAMGGRMAAELLLKNGCKKVLQVSGVAPGIAAQERHSVFKEVMQRQGVEILDMVMDWNVFDWNAHYEGMERFLCQHPDIDGVFGGDMAAIACMNAVLQKEIRVPEDVKIIGFDGMDVTRMVYPRLTAVRQNVQLLAELCVNTLLDLVEERKGVPHRQILDVEMQFGGTTL; this is encoded by the coding sequence ATGGCCAGCATCAGAGATGTGGCAAAACAGGCCGGAGTGGGAGTGGGAACGGTTTCCCGGGCCTTAAATGGAACCGGTTACGTATCGCCGGATACAAAAAAGAAGATTGAAAAAGCGGCTGAGAAGCTGGGGTATACGCCAAACGAACTTGCGAGGAATCTATACAGGAACCGGACCGGTATCGTGGGAGTTATGGTTCCGGATCTGGATCATCCTTTTTTTTCCTGCCTGGCAAAGCATATAGAGATGGAGCTTTACCGTCAGGGATATAAAACCATGATCTGCAATACCATAGGGATCAGTGACAGGGAGAGGGATTATCTGGATATGCTGGATCGGAATATTGTGGATGGCATTATCACAGCGGCCCACTCCCTGGATGAGGAGGAATACCTGAAACAGAAAAAGCCCATTGTCTCCGTAGACAGGGAATTCGGTCCCGGAATCCCCCTCATAGGAAGTGACCATGCTATGGGAGGACGCATGGCTGCGGAGCTGCTTTTAAAGAATGGCTGTAAAAAGGTACTGCAGGTATCCGGTGTTGCCCCCGGTATTGCCGCCCAGGAGCGTCACAGTGTCTTTAAAGAAGTCATGCAGAGACAGGGGGTGGAGATACTGGACATGGTTATGGACTGGAACGTATTTGACTGGAATGCCCACTATGAGGGAATGGAAAGGTTTCTCTGCCAGCATCCGGATATAGATGGTGTGTTTGGAGGAGATATGGCTGCCATTGCCTGTATGAATGCTGTACTGCAGAAAGAGATACGCGTGCCGGAGGATGTGAAGATCATAGGATTTGACGGAATGGATGTGACACGTATGGTTTATCCCAGGCTGACTGCAGTTCGGCAGAATGTACAATTATTGGCAGAGCTTTGTGTAAACACCCTTCTGGATCTGGTGGAGGAGAGGAAAGGTGTGCCCCACAGACAGATTTTGGACGTGGAAATGCAGTTTGGCGGCACAACACTGTGA
- a CDS encoding glycoside hydrolase family 32 protein, whose amino-acid sequence MIQTGEYTCLEILARSVEGKEGYVVLKNAEGRESTYAAGRKYYKWLKIPVDRQTGYELAVQNAEISLAYLSGCEKILERGICYIDPEEGGQCLSGSETAAYYDTPYREQYHFAPWKNWMNDPNGLCWYQGYYHMYYQYNPHGQEWSNMYWGHAASPDLVHWTHLPIVLEPQKEVLEQADVQKGGAFSGSAVVLEDEVVFYLTRHLGPMEDGEETVQQQWMTRSRDMLEFGPEKLVIGEGPKGASFDFRDPKVLKIGDMWYMVLASAMNGQAAILLYKSGDMEHWSYVKPLLTEKEEGIRCFECPDFFSLDGCYVAWGALMCHKDPGGRFQMSRYYTGEFKDENFSVESTGWYDFGSNCYAMQSFEHEGRRIAIGWISDFYGEHIKAEDSAYGSATIPRVLHVKEHKLYMTPVEEIYTLKGEKLYTGEKENICLQQITGNSFYAGISFAGDTDFNLLLGRDGKKEIRFVKENGFAGIRTSGVKSETVKFPADVDGIRNMEIFVDRRVVEIYLNGGEAAGTKLFYNSNTDGCFILEAEEPEKIERAEVSMMRSVWQ is encoded by the coding sequence ATGATACAAACAGGTGAGTACACATGTCTGGAGATACTGGCCAGATCAGTGGAAGGAAAAGAAGGATATGTGGTTTTGAAAAATGCAGAAGGCAGGGAGAGCACATATGCGGCGGGCCGGAAGTATTATAAGTGGCTGAAAATACCTGTGGACAGGCAGACCGGTTACGAGCTTGCCGTCCAAAATGCGGAAATATCACTGGCATATTTAAGCGGCTGTGAAAAGATTCTGGAGAGAGGGATCTGTTATATAGACCCTGAGGAAGGCGGTCAATGTCTGAGCGGCAGTGAAACGGCAGCATATTATGACACACCTTACAGAGAGCAATATCATTTTGCACCCTGGAAGAACTGGATGAACGACCCCAATGGCCTATGCTGGTATCAGGGATATTACCACATGTATTATCAGTATAACCCCCACGGCCAGGAATGGTCCAATATGTACTGGGGACATGCAGCCAGCCCGGATCTGGTACACTGGACCCATCTTCCCATTGTCCTTGAACCGCAGAAAGAGGTACTGGAACAGGCTGATGTACAAAAGGGAGGCGCATTTTCCGGAAGCGCAGTGGTGCTGGAAGATGAGGTGGTCTTTTATCTGACCAGACATCTGGGACCCATGGAAGACGGTGAGGAGACCGTACAGCAGCAATGGATGACCAGAAGCCGGGATATGCTGGAATTTGGACCGGAGAAGCTGGTGATAGGAGAAGGACCAAAGGGAGCGTCCTTTGATTTCAGGGACCCGAAAGTTTTGAAGATAGGGGATATGTGGTACATGGTCCTGGCAAGCGCCATGAACGGACAGGCAGCTATCCTGCTGTATAAATCCGGTGATATGGAGCATTGGAGCTATGTAAAACCTCTGCTCACAGAAAAAGAAGAGGGGATACGCTGCTTTGAATGTCCTGACTTTTTTTCTCTGGACGGCTGCTATGTGGCGTGGGGAGCGTTGATGTGCCACAAGGACCCGGGCGGAAGATTTCAGATGTCGCGCTATTACACAGGGGAATTCAAGGATGAAAATTTTTCCGTGGAAAGCACAGGCTGGTATGATTTTGGAAGCAACTGTTACGCTATGCAGAGCTTTGAACATGAGGGAAGGAGGATTGCCATTGGGTGGATCTCCGATTTTTACGGCGAACATATAAAGGCAGAGGACAGCGCTTACGGCAGCGCAACCATTCCCAGAGTTCTGCATGTGAAGGAACATAAGCTTTATATGACTCCTGTGGAGGAAATCTATACGCTGAAAGGTGAAAAACTCTACACGGGTGAAAAGGAAAACATCTGTCTGCAGCAGATAACGGGAAACAGTTTTTATGCAGGCATATCCTTTGCCGGAGATACAGACTTTAACCTTCTGCTGGGAAGAGACGGGAAGAAGGAGATACGTTTTGTAAAGGAGAACGGTTTTGCGGGTATTCGCACATCAGGTGTAAAAAGTGAAACAGTTAAGTTTCCAGCAGATGTGGATGGGATCAGGAATATGGAGATATTTGTGGACAGAAGAGTTGTGGAAATTTATCTGAACGGCGGAGAAGCCGCAGGTACCAAACTGTTCTATAATTCCAACACAGACGGCTGCTTTATTCTGGAGGCAGAAGAGCCGGAGAAGATAGAACGGGCAGAGGTTTCCATGATGAGGTCTGTCTGGCAGTAA